Proteins encoded within one genomic window of Amycolatopsis nigrescens CSC17Ta-90:
- a CDS encoding DUF3151 domain-containing protein — protein MTHANLLGPEPTRLPEHTAAQAALDAGTDPAEVAAEHPYFSEAWAALGEAALASGETVAAYAYARTGYHRGLDQLRRNGWKGFGPVPWSHRPNQGFLRAVAVLAQAARTIGETDEYHRCKQLLDDSDPAAASAAGLS, from the coding sequence ATGACGCACGCCAATCTTCTCGGCCCCGAGCCGACCAGGCTGCCCGAGCACACCGCCGCACAGGCCGCGCTGGACGCCGGTACCGACCCGGCCGAAGTCGCCGCCGAGCACCCGTATTTCAGCGAGGCGTGGGCCGCGCTGGGTGAGGCCGCGCTGGCGTCCGGTGAAACGGTCGCCGCGTACGCCTACGCCCGCACCGGTTACCACCGGGGTTTGGACCAGTTGCGCCGCAACGGGTGGAAGGGTTTCGGCCCGGTGCCGTGGAGCCACCGGCCGAACCAGGGCTTCCTGCGCGCGGTCGCCGTGCTGGCCCAGGCCGCGCGCACCATCGGCGAGACCGACGAGTACCACCGCTGCAAGCAGCTGCTCGACGACTCGGACCCGGCCGCCGCGTCGGCCGCCGGGCTTTCCTGA
- a CDS encoding lipase family protein: protein MLIHFRRLVAAGLTGALVFALLTAGSSPAAAASFYDPPSPLPAGRDGDIIKHEPAEFFIDPVKLIRVDADVQRIMYLSRDTHDRRIAVTGLVLTPKGAWTGKGERPLVGYAVGTQGMRDDCAPSRALAAGAEYEGPSIAALLLRGYGVVVTDYEGLGTPGDHTYVNRAAEGHAVLDSLRAAQRLPEANLPGDGPVGIAGYSQGGGASAAAAELQPEYAPELDLKGAYAGAPPAELGAVAKQLDGHYAVAFLGFALVSMNTAYPELDIPALLNDKGKKLYEQVRHECLLDGIANHAFTRSADLTADGRPLADYLDEEPYKSRVAEQRIGLRKPGVPTLVVHSALDDIVPYPQGREMARDWCGLGAKVQFSTSLAPTHVGGAIGAYPEGLTWLGDRFEGKAPPVNCGTF from the coding sequence ATGCTCATCCACTTCCGCCGTCTGGTGGCCGCCGGGCTCACTGGTGCGCTGGTCTTCGCCCTGCTGACGGCCGGATCGTCCCCGGCCGCCGCGGCATCCTTCTACGATCCGCCGTCCCCGCTGCCCGCGGGCCGCGACGGAGACATCATCAAGCACGAGCCCGCCGAATTCTTCATCGATCCGGTGAAACTGATCCGCGTCGACGCCGACGTGCAGCGGATCATGTACCTGAGCCGGGACACCCACGACCGGCGGATCGCGGTCACCGGCCTGGTGCTCACGCCGAAGGGCGCGTGGACCGGCAAGGGCGAGCGCCCGCTGGTCGGCTACGCAGTCGGCACCCAGGGCATGCGCGACGACTGCGCGCCGTCCCGCGCGCTGGCCGCCGGCGCCGAGTACGAGGGTCCGTCCATCGCCGCCCTGCTGCTGCGCGGCTACGGCGTGGTGGTCACCGACTACGAAGGTCTAGGCACACCGGGCGACCACACCTACGTGAACCGGGCCGCCGAGGGACACGCGGTGCTGGACTCGCTTCGGGCCGCCCAGCGCCTGCCCGAAGCGAACCTGCCCGGCGATGGCCCGGTGGGGATCGCCGGCTACTCCCAGGGCGGCGGCGCCTCGGCTGCCGCGGCCGAGCTGCAGCCGGAGTACGCGCCGGAACTGGACCTCAAGGGCGCCTACGCGGGCGCGCCACCGGCCGAGCTCGGCGCGGTGGCCAAGCAGCTGGACGGGCACTACGCGGTGGCGTTCCTCGGTTTCGCGCTGGTCAGCATGAACACCGCGTACCCGGAGCTGGACATTCCGGCGCTGCTCAACGACAAGGGCAAGAAGCTGTACGAGCAGGTGCGCCACGAGTGCCTGCTGGACGGCATCGCCAACCACGCCTTCACCCGGTCCGCGGACCTGACCGCAGACGGCCGCCCGCTCGCCGACTACCTCGACGAGGAACCGTACAAGTCGCGGGTCGCCGAGCAGCGGATCGGCCTGCGCAAGCCGGGCGTGCCGACCCTGGTGGTGCACAGCGCGCTGGACGACATCGTGCCGTACCCGCAGGGCCGGGAAATGGCGCGGGACTGGTGCGGCCTCGGCGCGAAGGTGCAGTTCAGCACGTCACTGGCACCGACCCACGTCGGCGGCGCCATCGGCGCGTACCCGGAGGGCTTGACCTGGCTCGGCGACCGGTTCGAAGGCAAGGCCCCGCCGGTCAACTGCGGAACGTTCTGA
- a CDS encoding FAD/NAD(P)-binding protein produces the protein MTSPAALAIVGAGPRGICVLERISANAAELLGDRPLVVHLIDPFPPGPGRVWRYRQSPLLRMNSMPEDVTMFTDETVRIDGPVRPGPSLAEWARQVRDGGLDVEVAPDLRAELAGLSSTSFPTRRLQSEYLTWVYRHVLAGLPPGIEVREHRAKAVRLTATGDRQEVWLDGEPEPVRADAVLLTVGHLDAEPDESSAGLVAFAERHGLGYYPAGYTADVDYSAVAPGEDVLVRGFGLAFVDLMLVLTEGRGGRFTEQPCGGLRYRPSGAEPVLHIGSRRGVPYHAKTGYRLRGKPLRLPRFFDERAIAELAAAPGPLDFFADVWPRIAKEIAWGYYSELFTGHPDRVRLDFAVFADAFADTRWDSPEMLDLVRRAVPAEQDRLDLRLLDRPLEGLRFGTAEEFGKHLREYIEADLARRADSSYSADLGAFMALLSVVGQLPALVATGRLDADSQVSDLDGWWHGFFSYFASGPPPRRLEELLALQQAGVVSFLGAGMRVTADDERGVFVASGESFPGTVQARALIEARLPHPSVRLASDPLLRALRDSGELAEETVLDAASGTRLPSGRIHTRVGDSRLLDGDGVPHPRRFALGPHTSARSAGAFTRPRMNALPFRQNDAVARQLLAILPGK, from the coding sequence ATGACGTCACCGGCCGCGCTCGCGATCGTGGGCGCGGGCCCGCGGGGAATCTGCGTGCTGGAACGGATCTCCGCCAACGCCGCGGAGCTGCTCGGGGACCGCCCGCTGGTGGTGCACCTGATCGACCCGTTCCCGCCGGGGCCGGGCCGGGTATGGCGCTACCGGCAGTCACCGCTGCTGCGGATGAACTCGATGCCGGAGGACGTCACCATGTTCACCGACGAGACGGTCCGCATCGACGGCCCGGTCCGCCCCGGCCCGTCGCTGGCCGAGTGGGCACGGCAGGTGCGTGACGGCGGACTGGACGTCGAAGTCGCCCCGGACCTGCGCGCGGAGCTGGCCGGGCTGTCCTCGACCTCGTTCCCCACCCGGCGGCTGCAGAGCGAGTACCTGACCTGGGTGTACCGGCACGTGCTGGCCGGGCTCCCGCCGGGGATCGAGGTGCGGGAGCACCGCGCGAAGGCGGTCCGGCTCACCGCGACCGGCGACCGGCAGGAGGTGTGGCTGGACGGCGAGCCGGAGCCGGTGCGGGCGGACGCGGTGCTGCTCACCGTCGGTCACCTGGACGCCGAACCGGACGAGTCTTCCGCCGGGCTGGTGGCTTTCGCCGAGCGGCACGGGCTCGGCTACTACCCGGCCGGCTACACCGCCGACGTGGACTATTCCGCGGTGGCTCCCGGTGAGGACGTGCTGGTGCGCGGGTTCGGGCTGGCGTTCGTGGACCTGATGCTGGTGCTCACCGAGGGTCGCGGCGGCCGGTTCACCGAGCAGCCCTGCGGCGGGCTGCGGTACCGGCCCAGCGGTGCGGAGCCGGTGCTGCACATCGGTTCCCGGCGCGGCGTGCCCTACCACGCCAAGACCGGCTACCGGCTGCGCGGGAAACCGTTGCGGCTGCCCAGGTTCTTCGACGAGCGCGCGATCGCCGAGCTGGCCGCGGCGCCGGGCCCGCTGGACTTCTTCGCCGACGTCTGGCCGCGGATCGCCAAGGAGATCGCCTGGGGTTACTACAGCGAGCTGTTCACCGGCCATCCGGACCGGGTCCGGCTGGATTTCGCGGTGTTCGCCGACGCCTTCGCGGACACCCGCTGGGACAGCCCGGAAATGCTCGACCTGGTGCGCCGCGCGGTGCCGGCCGAGCAGGACCGGCTCGACCTGCGCCTGCTGGACCGGCCGTTGGAGGGCCTGCGCTTCGGCACCGCGGAGGAGTTCGGCAAGCACCTGCGCGAGTACATCGAGGCCGACCTCGCCCGCCGCGCGGACAGCTCGTACAGCGCGGATCTCGGTGCTTTCATGGCTTTGCTGTCGGTGGTCGGCCAGCTGCCCGCGCTGGTCGCCACCGGGCGGCTGGACGCCGACTCGCAAGTGTCCGATTTGGACGGTTGGTGGCACGGCTTCTTCAGCTACTTCGCCAGCGGCCCGCCGCCGCGCCGGCTGGAGGAGCTGCTCGCCCTGCAGCAGGCCGGGGTGGTCTCCTTCCTCGGCGCCGGGATGCGGGTGACCGCGGACGACGAGCGGGGCGTTTTCGTCGCCAGCGGCGAGAGTTTCCCCGGCACCGTCCAAGCCCGCGCGTTGATCGAGGCGCGCCTGCCGCACCCGAGCGTGCGGCTTGCTTCGGACCCGCTGCTGCGTGCACTGCGGGACAGCGGAGAACTGGCCGAGGAGACCGTGCTGGACGCGGCTTCGGGCACCAGGCTGCCGTCCGGCCGGATCCACACCAGGGTCGGTGACTCCCGGCTGCTCGACGGCGACGGCGTCCCGCATCCGCGCCGGTTCGCCCTCGGCCCGCACACCAGCGCCCGTTCCGCCGGCGCGTTCACCCGCCCTCGGATGAACGCGCTTCCGTTCCGCCAAAACGACGCCGTCGCCAGGCAGCTCCTCGCGATCCTCCCCGGCAAATAG
- a CDS encoding esterase/lipase family protein, whose protein sequence is MRSLALVTATAGLVIGTGTAEAGAKEPTGPVQPNIIAAALYSLSDPTLAPPGANDWSCKPSAKHPNPVLLSNGTTANAYENWAGLSKRLADAGYCVFAGNFGGSPGSFLQTVGPVAGTAGQLATFGEKILKATGATKLDVVGHSQGGMNIRYWIKYLGGADKIGKLVGLSPSNYGTDLFGLLTAVNAIPPVRDLLGGVCPACNEQEKHSAFLKDLNEGGDTVPGVDYTVIQTRYDEVVTPYTNAFLKPAPNVKNILLQDVCGLDFTDHLGIPYDPITGRLVLNALDPANARTPVCQFVPPVLS, encoded by the coding sequence GTGCGGTCACTGGCTCTGGTCACGGCGACCGCGGGACTGGTCATCGGTACCGGGACGGCCGAAGCCGGGGCGAAGGAACCGACCGGGCCCGTGCAGCCCAACATCATCGCGGCCGCGCTGTACTCGCTGAGCGACCCGACCCTCGCGCCGCCGGGCGCGAACGACTGGAGCTGCAAGCCCAGCGCGAAGCACCCGAACCCGGTGCTGCTTTCCAACGGCACCACCGCGAACGCGTACGAGAACTGGGCTGGCCTGTCGAAACGGCTGGCCGACGCCGGGTACTGCGTGTTCGCCGGCAACTTCGGCGGCTCACCGGGCAGTTTCCTGCAGACCGTCGGACCGGTGGCCGGCACGGCCGGGCAGCTGGCGACCTTCGGCGAGAAGATCCTGAAAGCGACCGGCGCCACGAAGCTGGACGTGGTCGGGCATTCGCAGGGCGGGATGAACATCCGCTACTGGATCAAGTACCTCGGCGGGGCGGACAAGATCGGCAAGCTGGTCGGGCTTTCCCCGTCGAACTACGGCACCGACCTGTTCGGCCTGCTCACCGCGGTGAACGCGATCCCGCCGGTGCGGGACCTGCTGGGCGGGGTCTGCCCGGCCTGCAACGAGCAGGAGAAGCACTCGGCGTTCCTGAAGGACCTGAACGAGGGCGGCGACACCGTGCCGGGCGTGGACTACACGGTGATCCAGACCCGGTACGACGAGGTGGTCACGCCTTACACCAACGCGTTCCTGAAGCCGGCGCCGAACGTCAAGAACATCCTGCTGCAGGACGTCTGCGGCCTGGACTTCACCGACCACCTCGGCATTCCCTACGACCCGATCACCGGCCGCCTGGTGCTCAACGCGCTCGACCCCGCGAACGCGCGGACCCCGGTCTGCCAGTTCGTCCCGCCCGTGCTCAGCTAA
- a CDS encoding VOC family protein, whose protein sequence is MSLVTKNQPEGTPTWIDLEVPDLDRAMDFYGALFGWDFEVGPEAAGGYTICLLRDRAVAALSPNPAAEKHSWSVYLATDDCDAAAARVTEAGGTVPLAPMDVLDKGRMALVRDPVGARFALWQGRARLGVELVNEPGTLVRNDLVTADAGPAREFYAAVFGFSLDRNEDVPEFDFTFLRRTDGHEVAGIFGLPEAPESAWNTTFEVADTDDVVRRAVEAGGTAGAVEDMLYGRIATITDPFGAEFSVITRPPA, encoded by the coding sequence ATGAGTCTTGTGACGAAGAATCAGCCGGAGGGCACCCCGACCTGGATCGACCTGGAAGTGCCGGACCTGGACCGGGCGATGGACTTCTACGGCGCGCTGTTCGGCTGGGACTTCGAGGTGGGCCCGGAAGCGGCCGGCGGCTACACGATCTGCCTGCTGCGCGACCGCGCGGTCGCGGCGCTGTCGCCGAATCCGGCGGCGGAGAAGCACTCGTGGAGCGTCTACCTCGCGACGGACGACTGCGACGCGGCTGCCGCGCGGGTCACCGAGGCGGGCGGCACCGTGCCGCTCGCGCCGATGGACGTGCTGGACAAGGGCCGGATGGCGCTCGTGCGCGACCCGGTCGGTGCGCGGTTCGCGCTGTGGCAGGGTCGGGCGCGGCTCGGGGTGGAGCTGGTCAACGAGCCGGGCACGCTGGTCCGCAACGACCTGGTCACCGCGGATGCCGGGCCGGCGAGGGAGTTCTACGCCGCGGTCTTCGGCTTCAGCCTGGACCGCAACGAGGACGTCCCGGAGTTCGACTTCACCTTCCTGCGCCGGACGGACGGGCACGAGGTGGCCGGGATCTTCGGACTGCCGGAGGCGCCGGAGTCCGCGTGGAACACCACCTTCGAGGTGGCCGACACCGACGACGTGGTGCGCCGTGCCGTCGAGGCGGGCGGCACGGCCGGTGCCGTCGAAGACATGCTGTACGGCCGGATCGCGACCATCACCGACCCGTTCGGCGCGGAGTTCTCGGTGATCACCAGGCCGCCGGCGTGA
- a CDS encoding HNH endonuclease family protein — MPTSRTLRNSFTAVVASAVFTVGLAGTAAAEPPNIPSGDAAKSMLASLKVQPDGSQDGYSRDKFPHWIDQGDSCNTREVVLKRDGTNVQTGSDCAPTSGSWFSPYDDATWTAPGDVDIDHVVPLAAAWRTGASSWTTAQRQSYANDLSDPQLIAVTDNVNQEKGDKSPDQWKPPTVGYWCTYASMWTAVKSKYKLTISSAEKTALTDMLGRC; from the coding sequence ATGCCAACGTCTCGCACACTTCGTAATTCTTTCACGGCCGTTGTCGCTTCCGCGGTCTTCACTGTCGGCCTTGCCGGCACCGCCGCGGCCGAGCCGCCCAACATTCCGTCCGGTGACGCCGCAAAGTCGATGCTGGCCTCGCTCAAGGTGCAGCCGGACGGCTCCCAGGACGGCTACTCGCGGGACAAGTTCCCGCACTGGATCGACCAGGGCGACAGCTGCAACACCCGCGAGGTCGTGCTCAAGCGCGACGGCACGAACGTGCAGACCGGCTCCGACTGCGCACCCACCTCGGGCAGCTGGTTCAGCCCCTACGACGACGCCACCTGGACCGCGCCCGGCGACGTGGACATCGACCACGTGGTGCCGCTGGCCGCCGCCTGGCGGACCGGGGCCTCGTCCTGGACCACCGCGCAGCGCCAGTCCTACGCCAACGACCTGTCCGACCCGCAGCTGATCGCGGTGACCGACAACGTCAACCAGGAGAAGGGCGACAAGTCGCCGGACCAGTGGAAGCCGCCGACGGTCGGCTACTGGTGCACCTACGCCAGCATGTGGACCGCGGTGAAGTCCAAGTACAAGCTCACCATCAGCTCCGCGGAGAAGACCGCGCTGACCGACATGCTCGGCCGCTGCTGA
- a CDS encoding adenylosuccinate synthase: MPAIVLIGAQWGDEGKGKATDLLGDRVQWVVRYQGGNNAGHTVVLPDGQDFALKLIPSGILTPEVTNVIGNGVVVDPGALIDELTGLEERHVDTSRLLISADAHLIMPYHVAIDKVTERYLGAKKIGTTGRGIGPAYQDKIARVGVRAQDLLDEKIFRQKVEAALDFKNQVLVKVYNRKALDPEEVADTVLAQGEQFAHRIADTRLQLNKALERGEIVLLEGSQGTLLDVDHGTYPFVTSSNPTSGGASAGSGIGPGRITTVLGILKAYTTRVGSGPFPTELDDDMGEYLRKTGGEIGVNTGRNRRTGWFDAVIARYAVRVNGITDYFLTKLDVLSSLEKVPVCVGYEVDGFRTEDMPMTQTDVHHAVPIYEELPGWFEDISGCRTFEELPANARAYVERLEELSGARISAIGVGPGREQTIVRHQFL; encoded by the coding sequence ATGCCGGCCATCGTGCTCATCGGTGCCCAATGGGGCGACGAAGGCAAGGGCAAGGCCACCGACCTGCTCGGCGACCGTGTCCAGTGGGTCGTCCGCTATCAGGGAGGTAACAACGCGGGTCACACCGTGGTGCTTCCCGATGGCCAGGACTTCGCCCTCAAGCTGATCCCCTCCGGCATTCTCACGCCCGAGGTGACCAACGTCATCGGCAACGGTGTCGTGGTCGACCCCGGCGCGCTGATCGACGAGCTGACCGGCCTGGAGGAGCGCCACGTCGATACCTCGCGCCTGCTGATCTCCGCCGACGCGCATTTGATCATGCCGTACCACGTGGCCATCGATAAGGTCACCGAGCGCTACCTCGGCGCGAAGAAGATCGGCACCACCGGTCGCGGGATCGGGCCCGCCTACCAGGACAAGATCGCGCGCGTCGGCGTGCGGGCGCAGGACCTGCTGGACGAGAAGATCTTCCGGCAGAAGGTCGAGGCCGCGCTGGACTTCAAGAACCAGGTGCTGGTCAAGGTCTACAACCGCAAGGCGCTGGACCCGGAAGAGGTCGCGGACACCGTGCTCGCCCAGGGCGAGCAGTTCGCGCACCGGATCGCGGACACCCGGCTGCAGCTCAACAAGGCGCTGGAGCGCGGCGAAATCGTGCTGCTGGAGGGTTCGCAGGGCACCCTGCTGGACGTGGACCACGGCACCTACCCGTTCGTCACCTCCTCCAACCCGACCTCGGGCGGGGCGAGCGCGGGTTCCGGCATCGGGCCGGGCCGGATCACCACCGTGCTCGGCATCCTGAAGGCGTACACCACCCGCGTCGGCTCGGGCCCGTTCCCGACCGAGCTGGACGACGACATGGGCGAGTACCTGCGCAAGACCGGCGGCGAGATCGGCGTGAACACCGGCCGCAACCGGCGCACCGGCTGGTTCGACGCGGTGATCGCGCGCTACGCGGTGCGCGTCAACGGGATCACCGACTACTTCCTGACCAAGCTGGATGTGCTGTCCAGCCTGGAGAAGGTGCCGGTCTGCGTCGGCTACGAGGTGGACGGCTTCCGCACCGAGGACATGCCGATGACGCAGACCGACGTGCACCACGCGGTGCCGATCTACGAAGAGCTGCCCGGCTGGTTCGAGGACATCTCCGGCTGCCGCACCTTCGAGGAGCTGCCCGCCAACGCCCGCGCCTACGTCGAGCGCCTCGAAGAGCTTTCCGGCGCCCGCATCTCCGCCATCGGCGTCGGCCCCGGCCGCGAACAAACCATCGTCCGCCACCAGTTCCTCTAA
- a CDS encoding OsmC family protein — MSLAAVIEGTREAVRADAANAAARFSVGHTLVPGTATTVDVRVRDHTFAVDEPATLGGADTAANPVEYALAALGSCQVITYQFWAAKLGVPLDSVRVTVDGDLDLHGFFGFTEGTRPGFNDVRVHVELTGPASPETYADLKRQVDEHCPVLDLFANPTPVTTTLA, encoded by the coding sequence ATGTCGCTCGCCGCAGTGATCGAAGGAACCCGCGAAGCCGTGCGGGCCGACGCGGCCAACGCCGCCGCGCGGTTCAGCGTCGGCCACACGCTCGTGCCCGGCACCGCGACCACGGTGGACGTGCGGGTGCGCGACCACACCTTCGCGGTGGACGAGCCGGCCACCCTCGGCGGCGCGGACACCGCGGCGAACCCGGTGGAGTACGCACTGGCCGCGCTCGGCTCGTGCCAGGTGATCACGTACCAGTTCTGGGCGGCGAAGCTCGGCGTGCCGCTGGACTCGGTGCGCGTCACCGTGGACGGCGATCTCGACCTGCACGGCTTTTTCGGCTTCACCGAAGGCACCCGGCCCGGCTTCAACGATGTGCGCGTGCACGTCGAGCTGACCGGCCCCGCGTCACCGGAGACCTACGCCGACCTCAAGCGCCAGGTCGACGAGCACTGCCCGGTCCTCGACCTCTTCGCCAACCCCACCCCCGTCACCACCACTCTCGCCTAA
- a CDS encoding TIGR03564 family F420-dependent LLM class oxidoreductase has translation MTIGVALPAGLTEAPANHVEHLIELTREAADAGLGSAWFSQQFATDAITIAALAGRAVPGIAVGTSVVPIYPRHPILLSGLAKTAQAATGGRFTLGVGLGAKNLLEPAYGVPYPPPIKHLREYLAALEPLLAGQNTFFEGETVASRPSWPTAVPGAEPEIPVVVAAMGPQALRVTGELADGTLPYLAGPRALGEYIVPEIVAAAEKAGRRAPRIVAAVPVVVTADVPRARELAAEQTALYDTIPSYQRVLEWEGVQKAAELVVVGDEETVAKELKRYFDAGATEIVLTETALTGSADRVRTWRLGGALARS, from the coding sequence ATGACCATCGGAGTAGCGCTGCCGGCCGGCCTGACCGAAGCCCCCGCCAACCACGTCGAGCACCTGATCGAGCTGACCAGGGAGGCCGCCGACGCCGGGCTCGGCTCGGCCTGGTTCTCCCAGCAGTTCGCGACGGACGCGATCACGATCGCCGCCCTGGCCGGTAGGGCGGTGCCGGGGATCGCGGTCGGCACCTCGGTGGTGCCGATCTACCCGCGGCACCCGATCCTGTTGTCCGGTCTGGCGAAAACGGCGCAGGCCGCGACCGGCGGGCGGTTCACCCTCGGCGTCGGGCTCGGCGCGAAGAACCTGCTGGAACCGGCTTACGGCGTGCCGTACCCGCCGCCGATCAAGCACCTGCGCGAGTACCTGGCCGCATTGGAACCCCTGCTCGCCGGCCAGAACACCTTCTTCGAGGGCGAGACGGTCGCTTCTCGCCCGTCGTGGCCGACCGCGGTGCCCGGTGCGGAGCCGGAGATCCCGGTGGTGGTGGCCGCGATGGGCCCGCAGGCGCTGCGGGTGACCGGCGAGCTGGCCGACGGCACGCTGCCGTACCTGGCCGGTCCGCGTGCGCTGGGCGAGTACATCGTGCCGGAGATCGTGGCCGCGGCGGAGAAGGCGGGACGCCGCGCGCCGCGGATCGTGGCGGCGGTGCCCGTGGTGGTCACCGCGGACGTTCCCAGGGCGCGGGAACTTGCCGCGGAGCAGACCGCCTTGTACGACACGATTCCCTCCTACCAGCGGGTTCTCGAGTGGGAAGGGGTGCAGAAGGCGGCCGAGCTGGTGGTGGTCGGTGACGAGGAAACCGTGGCGAAGGAGCTGAAGCGCTACTTCGACGCCGGGGCGACCGAAATCGTGCTCACCGAGACCGCGCTGACCGGTTCCGCCGATCGGGTCAGGACCTGGCGGCTGGGCGGCGCCCTCGCGCGAAGTTAG
- a CDS encoding (2Fe-2S)-binding protein, with protein sequence MSPDGEHTTTFTVNGTESELALDPRTTLADALRDGLGLTGTKKGCDRGECGACTVLVDGRRVLSCLTLAIAVGGAEVTTVEGLADDGELSPVQQAFLAEDAFQCGFCTPGQLMSATACIAEGHAGSTAEIREWMSGNICRCAAYPQIAAAVAKAAGSVQ encoded by the coding sequence TTGTCCCCCGATGGCGAGCACACCACCACCTTCACCGTCAACGGCACCGAATCGGAACTGGCACTCGATCCGCGGACCACCCTGGCCGACGCCCTGCGTGACGGCCTCGGCCTGACCGGCACCAAGAAGGGCTGCGACCGGGGTGAATGCGGCGCCTGCACGGTCCTGGTCGACGGCCGCCGCGTGCTTTCCTGCCTGACCCTCGCGATCGCCGTCGGCGGCGCCGAGGTGACCACCGTGGAAGGGCTCGCCGATGACGGTGAGCTGAGCCCGGTGCAGCAGGCGTTCCTCGCCGAAGACGCCTTCCAGTGCGGGTTCTGCACGCCTGGCCAGCTCATGTCGGCGACCGCCTGCATCGCCGAGGGGCACGCCGGTTCGACCGCGGAGATCCGGGAGTGGATGAGCGGCAACATCTGCCGCTGCGCTGCGTACCCGCAGATCGCCGCGGCCGTCGCGAAGGCCGCCGGGAGTGTCCAATGA
- a CDS encoding FAD binding domain-containing protein codes for MRTFSYRRANALEDALAALREPGTQLLAGGTELVNWLKEGIESPSGLVDITGLDLAGIEHGPDGLTLGALVRMSDAAADPHLQRDYPVFTQSLLKAASPQLRNMATLGGNLMQRTRCPYFRADTALPCNKRAPGSGCSARHGENGSHAIFGWSDECVATHPSDLAVALSALDAEVLVRGENGERRIPAAEFHRLPGEEPARHNELAPDELITAIRLPATARASHYLKVRERVSYEFAVVSAAAVVEVEGGVLTSAKVALGGVAHRPWRLYEAEAALPGIALDDVKGLRAAVAESFTEAKPLSGNEYKVVLAQRAAVRALRDAGATA; via the coding sequence ATGAGGACATTTAGCTACCGGCGCGCGAACGCGCTCGAAGACGCACTGGCGGCGCTGCGCGAGCCGGGCACGCAGCTGCTCGCGGGCGGGACAGAGCTGGTCAACTGGCTCAAGGAGGGCATCGAGTCGCCTTCCGGCCTGGTCGACATCACCGGCCTTGACCTGGCCGGCATCGAGCACGGACCGGACGGGCTGACCCTGGGCGCACTGGTCCGGATGAGTGACGCCGCCGCCGATCCGCACCTTCAGCGTGACTATCCGGTTTTCACCCAGTCCTTGCTGAAGGCCGCTTCGCCGCAGCTGAGGAACATGGCCACCCTCGGCGGCAACCTGATGCAGCGCACCCGCTGCCCGTACTTCCGCGCGGACACCGCGCTGCCCTGCAACAAACGCGCGCCCGGTTCCGGCTGCTCGGCCAGGCACGGCGAAAACGGGTCGCACGCGATCTTCGGCTGGAGTGACGAGTGCGTCGCCACCCACCCGTCCGATCTCGCGGTGGCGCTGTCCGCGCTGGACGCGGAGGTCTTGGTGCGTGGTGAGAACGGCGAGCGGCGGATTCCGGCGGCGGAGTTCCACCGGCTGCCCGGCGAGGAACCCGCCAGGCACAACGAACTGGCCCCGGACGAGCTGATCACCGCGATCCGGCTGCCCGCCACGGCAAGGGCCTCGCATTACCTGAAGGTGCGGGAGCGGGTGTCCTACGAGTTCGCGGTGGTCTCCGCGGCCGCCGTGGTCGAGGTCGAAGGGGGCGTGCTCACCTCGGCGAAGGTGGCGCTCGGCGGGGTCGCGCACCGGCCGTGGCGGCTGTACGAGGCGGAAGCCGCGCTGCCCGGTATCGCGCTCGATGACGTGAAGGGCCTCAGGGCCGCCGTCGCCGAATCTTTCACCGAGGCGAAACCCTTGTCCGGCAACGAGTACAAGGTGGTGCTGGCGCAGCGGGCTGCGGTCCGCGCGCTGCGGGACGCTGGAGCGACGGCATGA